The stretch of DNA GGCGCACGCGCAGGGGCGGATTCGCTGGGACGACCCGGAGTTCCGGCGGGGCTACCGGGGGTGGGCGGCGTACGGGCAGAGCAAGCTCGCCAACGTGCTGTTCGCCCGCGAACTCGCTCGCCGCGAGCCGGGGCTGATGAGCAACAGCCTGCATCCGGGGCTGGTCCGCAGCGGCTTCGCGCACAACAACGGGGGCCTGATCGACGTGGTGTGGCGGCTGGTGGACCGCTTCGGCATCACGCCGCAGGAAGGGGCACAGACGAGCATTCGCCTCGCCGCCGACCCCTCGCTGCTGGTGAGCGGACGCTACTTCAGTGGCGGGCGGGGAACGAGAGAAGCGCCCCAGGCCCGCGACGACGAGGCGGCGGCGCGGCTGTGGGCGCTGAGCGAGGAGTACGTGGGGGGGTGAGGGACAGGGAGGGGTCCTCTCCCCCACCCCTCACCACACCGCGATATGCCCGTCCGTTCGGCTCTCGGTGCCGCCCTCCAGCACCCCCGTTTCGGGGTTGCGCCAGATGATCTGGCCGCGGCCGAAGGAGCCGGGGTCAAGTTGCACCCGCAGGTCGTGGCCCCGCGCGAGGAGGGCACGCGCCGCCTGGGCGCCGAGCTCGGGTTCGACCTCCACCGCGCGGCCCTGGAGCCACTGCCAGCGGGGGGCGTCGAGGGCCTGCTGGGGGTTCATGCCGTAACGGACGGTGTTCAGCACCACTTGGAGGTGGCCCTGCGGCTGCATGAAGCCGCCCATCACGCCGAAGGGGCCGACCGGGGTGCCGTCGGTGCGCCCCAGGAAACCGGGGATGATGGTGTGGTAGGGCCGCTTGCCGGGGGCGAGGGCGTTGGGATGCCCCGGCTGGAGGCTGAAGTTGTGCCCCCGGTTGTGCAGGCCAATCCCGGTGCCAGGCACGACCACGCCCGAGCCGAAGCCCATGTAGTTGCTCTGGATCAGGCTGACCATGCCGCCGTTTCCGTCAGCCGCAGCGAGGTAGACGGTGCCGCCAGCGGAAGGCGCGGGGGTGGAGGGGTCGTGGGCGGTGTCTCCCAGGAGGGCGCGGTGGGCGGCCGCGTTCCCGGCTCCCAGCAGGCGCTCCACGTCCACCGGGACGTGCCGGGGGTCGGCCACGAAGGCGTGGGCGTCCGCGAAGCCGCGCTTCATCGCCTCGATCTGGAGGTGCAGTCCGGCGGGGTCGTCGCGGTACGCGGGCAGGTCCATCCCGTTCAGGACGTTCAGGGCGATCAGCGCGGCGATGCCCTGGCCGTTGGGCGGAATCTCGTAGACGCGGTGGCCGTCATAGTCGGTGTGAATGGGCGTGACCCACTCCGAGCGGTGGGCGGCCAGGTCGCTGCCACGCAGGAGGCCGCCGGTGGCCTGGGCATGGGCGTCGATCTGCTCGGCGAGTTCGCCCTCGTAGAAGGCGGCGCCGTTCGTCGCCCCAATGAGTTCCAGGGTCCGGGCGTGGCCCTCGCTGCGCCACAGGGCGCCGGGGGCAGGCGTAAAGCCGTCCGGGGCGAAGACGCGGAACCATTCCTCCATGACCGGGAGGTTCAGGCGGCGGTAGATACGGATGGCCCGCGCCCAGCTCGCGGCGAGAACGGATGAGAGGGGGTAGCCTTCCCGCGCGAGCGTGACCGCCGGGGCCAGCACGTCCGCGAAGGGCAAGCGGCCGAAGCGGGCGTGGAGGTCGGCCCAGCCGCGCACGCCGCCGGGGACGGTCACGGGCGTCCAGCCGTGGCGGGGCATCTCGCCGCCGTGGCGCTCCTGCAAGGCGCCGAGGCTGAGGGCAGCAGGGGCCGCGCCGCTGGCGTTCAGGCCGTGGAGTTCGCCGCCCTCCCACACCAGCGCGAACAGGTCGCCGCCGATGCCGTTGCTGGTGGGCTCGACGACCGTGAGGGCAGCCGCGGTGCCGATCGCGGCGTCGACGGCGTTGCCACCCCGCTCCAGCAGGCTCTGGCCCACCTGCGCGGCGAGGGGCTGACTGGTCGCCACCATGCCCCGGCGGGCGTACACCGGGCGGCGAACGGTGGGGAATTCAGGTTGAAAGGTCACGGGGGACAGGCTAGAGCATTTGACAGTTCATAAAGAAAAAACCCACCCCGGCGAACCGGAGCGGGGACCGTGGCCGGAGCCTGCCTAGCGGGCCAGCGCCTCTTCGAGGTCGGCGGGGGTGATGGGCAGGGCCTGGGCGCCGACGCGGGTGGCGGCGAGCGCTCCGGCGGCGTTGGCGGTGCGGGCGGCCTGGCGCAGAGGTTGGCCGGTCAGGACGGCGTGCGCGAAGGCGGCGGTGAAGGTGTCGCCCGCGCCCGTCGAGTCCACGACCTGTCCCTGGGGGCGCACGGCGTCCACGAGTTCGGTCTCGGTGGGTGTCCAGACGATGCTGCCCATCTTGCCGACCTTGACGACCACCCGCCGCGCCCCGGCGTCGCCGAGCTGGGCGAGCGCCGCGCTGATGCTGGTCGTGTCGGTCAGGGCCAGCAGTTCGTGCTGGTTGAGGGTGAGGTAGTCGGCCCCGATCACGTTCTCGATCAGGTCGGTGCCCACCTTGTTCACGGCCCCGGTGCCGAGGTCGATAAAGACGGGCACGGGCTTCTTGGCCTTCTGGGCGGTCTCGATGGCCTTCAGCGCGTACTCGCGCTGCGGCCCCTCGGTGAGGCTGTAGGCGCTGACCATCAGGGCGTCGCTGCCCTCGATGTCCTTTTTCTTGAGCCTCGCGGGGTCGAGCTGGCGGTTGGCGGCGCCGTGGCTGAGCATGGCCCGCTGACCACCCTTGGTCTGCATCACCGTGATGGTGCTGGTGAGGTGCTCGGGGTCCTGCTGGATGGCGCTCTGCGAGACGCCGCTCTCGCGCACGCTCGCCAGGGCGTACTCGGCGAAGGGGTCCTGGCCCACGCGGGCGGCCAGGGTCACGCTGTGGCCGAGGCGGGCCAGGGTCACGCTGATGGTGCCGCCCGCGCCGCCCGGCTTCATGGTGGCGCGGGTGGGGACGACTTCCTCGCCGGGAGCGGGCAGGTGGTCGAGATGGTAGAGGTGATCGACGGTTACGTCACCGATGACATAGAACTTCACGGGAAAAACCTCCGGGCCACGCCGGGGGGCGGCCCTGTTGAGCAGCGCGGACCTGCCGGAAAACGCTGGAGGGCAGGGCCGCAGGAAAGCGGGGTTGGCGTGTGAAACGCGGTTCCTACCGTACCACGCCCAGGGCGGTCGCGGCGGCACGCAGCGTGTCCAGCGGCACGTCCTCGGCGCGGACATCGGGGCGCAGACCGGCCGCCTCCAGGGCCGCGTCGATGTCGGGGGCCGGATAGCCCGCCAGCCGCAGGTTGTTGCGCAGGGTCTTGCGGCGGTGGTGCAGGGCGGCCTCCACGAAGGTCAGGAAGGCGGGCTCGGGCGCGGGGCGCTCGCGGTCGAAGTCGAGGCGAATCACGCTGCTCGTCACGTCGGGGGCGGGGAAAAAGGCCCCCTTGGGCACGTCGCGGACGTGGCGCACGCGGCCGTGGAGGGAAGCCAGCGCACTCAGGAAGCCGTAGTTGTCCTCGCCGGGACGGGCGGCGAGGCGCTGTCCGACTTCCTTTTGCACCAGCACGGTCGCGGAAAGGATATTCGGCGCCCCCATGAAGCGCGACAGCAGCACCCCGGTGATGTAGTAGGGCAGGTTGGCGATCACGCGGGTGCCGGGAGCGAGCGAGGCGTAGTCGAAGTCGAGGGCGTCGCCCCAGACCACCTCCACGCCTTGCCCGGCGAGCGTCTCGGCGAGGACGGGGCGGAGCCGCTCGTCTTTTTCCAGCGCCGTGACGCGGGCGCCGCGCGTGGCGACCTCGCGGGTCAGCACGCCGAGGCCGGGGCCGACCTCCAGCACGGGCACGCCGGGCGCGGCGCCGCCCGCGTCCGCGATGGCCCGCAGGATGTTGCCGTCGATCAAAAAGTTCTGACCGAGGCTCTTGGTGGGTTTCAACCCGTGGCGGGCCAGCAGCTCGCGCACGCGGGCCGGGGAGTAGAGGGGCAGGTCGGTGGGGGGGGCAGGGGGGTCGGTCATGGCGGTCATGGGCGGGGGGGCTGAGAAGCGGATCAGTATACTCCGGCCATGAGCGCCGCCGAGCTGCCCGACACCGCCGTCAAGTCCCCCCCCGACTGGCGGGAGTTCGCCCGCACGGGCGAGTGGCGGCGGGCGCTGGCGGCGGCGCGGCTCTCGGGGCAGGCCGAGGTCGCGGCCATGCTGGAGGCGGTCTGCGGGGTGCAGGAGCACGTGCGGGCACGGCGGCTGGGGCTGGCGCGGCGGGCCTTGGGCGGGCTGAAGACCCGGCTGGAGGACAGCGACTCGCCGGGAGAAGCGGCCCGGCTGCGCGGACTGGTGGACGTGGAGGGGCTGGAGGCCGCACTGGGGGCGCTGGAAGCGCAGCGGCAGGGGCGCGAGGCGGAGACGGACCCGGCGGCCCTCGCCGCGCAGCTCGCCCCGGCGCTGACGCACCCGCTGACGCGCTCGGAGGGACTGAACGCGCTGGGGGTGCTGCATGCCCTGCGCGGCGAGGGCGCGGAGGCCCGCGAGCAGTTCGGCGCGGCCCTCGCGCACGACGCGGGCCACTACCGGGCGGGGACGAACCTGGGCAACCTCGACCTGGAGGAGGGGCGGCTGGCCGAGGCCGAGGCCCGTTACCGCGAGGTCATCGGGACGCAGCCCGACTACGACGGGGCGCACCACAACCTGGGGGTGGCGCTGCGGCGGCAGGGGCGGCTCGCGGAGTCGGTGGCGTCCATTCGGCGGGCGCAGCGCCTGAGCCTGAAGGGGTCGCAGCGCGAGAGCCGCGAGGAAGCGCGGGCCGGGCTGGGGCGGCTGGGGGGCGGGGCCGCAGGCGCGGGGGGGCTGCGCTGGGGCCTGCTGGGAGGCGGGGCGCTGCTGCTGTTCGGGCTGCTGCGCGGCTTCGGGGGATGAGCGAGCTGGTGTTCCTGCCCGCCGGGGTCGCGGCGCTGGACGCCCGGCTGGAGGCGGCGGGGCTGCTCGACCCCGCGATGGAGGAGGTGGGGCGGTCGGTCGCGGGGGTGGTGGGGGACCTCGCCGGGGGTGGGCCGGTCCTGCTGCTCGCCGGGAGCGGGGCGAATGGCGGGGACGCGCTGGTGGCCGCGCGGTATCTGGCGGGGTGGGGGACGGAGGTGCGGGTGCTCGCCGCCCCGTCCCGGCACGCCCTGACGCGGCTGAACCGGGAGCGACTCGCGGCCTTTGGGGTGGAGGTGGGAGCGCTGACGCCTGACGCCGTGACGCAGGAGGTGCAGGGCGCGGCGGTCGTGGTGGACGGGCTGCTGGGAACCGGATTTCAGCCGCCGCTGCGGGCGGAGCTGGCGGCAGTCGTGGAAGCGATCAACGCGGCGCGGGGGAGGGAGACG from Deinococcus sp. HSC-46F16 encodes:
- a CDS encoding tetratricopeptide repeat protein, yielding MSAAELPDTAVKSPPDWREFARTGEWRRALAAARLSGQAEVAAMLEAVCGVQEHVRARRLGLARRALGGLKTRLEDSDSPGEAARLRGLVDVEGLEAALGALEAQRQGREAETDPAALAAQLAPALTHPLTRSEGLNALGVLHALRGEGAEAREQFGAALAHDAGHYRAGTNLGNLDLEEGRLAEAEARYREVIGTQPDYDGAHHNLGVALRRQGRLAESVASIRRAQRLSLKGSQRESREEARAGLGRLGGGAAGAGGLRWGLLGGGALLLFGLLRGFGG
- a CDS encoding gamma-glutamyltransferase family protein; the encoded protein is MVATSQPLAAQVGQSLLERGGNAVDAAIGTAAALTVVEPTSNGIGGDLFALVWEGGELHGLNASGAAPAALSLGALQERHGGEMPRHGWTPVTVPGGVRGWADLHARFGRLPFADVLAPAVTLAREGYPLSSVLAASWARAIRIYRRLNLPVMEEWFRVFAPDGFTPAPGALWRSEGHARTLELIGATNGAAFYEGELAEQIDAHAQATGGLLRGSDLAAHRSEWVTPIHTDYDGHRVYEIPPNGQGIAALIALNVLNGMDLPAYRDDPAGLHLQIEAMKRGFADAHAFVADPRHVPVDVERLLGAGNAAAHRALLGDTAHDPSTPAPSAGGTVYLAAADGNGGMVSLIQSNYMGFGSGVVVPGTGIGLHNRGHNFSLQPGHPNALAPGKRPYHTIIPGFLGRTDGTPVGPFGVMGGFMQPQGHLQVVLNTVRYGMNPQQALDAPRWQWLQGRAVEVEPELGAQAARALLARGHDLRVQLDPGSFGRGQIIWRNPETGVLEGGTESRTDGHIAVW
- a CDS encoding PfkB family carbohydrate kinase translates to MKFYVIGDVTVDHLYHLDHLPAPGEEVVPTRATMKPGGAGGTISVTLARLGHSVTLAARVGQDPFAEYALASVRESGVSQSAIQQDPEHLTSTITVMQTKGGQRAMLSHGAANRQLDPARLKKKDIEGSDALMVSAYSLTEGPQREYALKAIETAQKAKKPVPVFIDLGTGAVNKVGTDLIENVIGADYLTLNQHELLALTDTTSISAALAQLGDAGARRVVVKVGKMGSIVWTPTETELVDAVRPQGQVVDSTGAGDTFTAAFAHAVLTGQPLRQAARTANAAGALAATRVGAQALPITPADLEEALAR
- the rsmA gene encoding 16S rRNA (adenine(1518)-N(6)/adenine(1519)-N(6))-dimethyltransferase RsmA — encoded protein: MTDPPAPPTDLPLYSPARVRELLARHGLKPTKSLGQNFLIDGNILRAIADAGGAAPGVPVLEVGPGLGVLTREVATRGARVTALEKDERLRPVLAETLAGQGVEVVWGDALDFDYASLAPGTRVIANLPYYITGVLLSRFMGAPNILSATVLVQKEVGQRLAARPGEDNYGFLSALASLHGRVRHVRDVPKGAFFPAPDVTSSVIRLDFDRERPAPEPAFLTFVEAALHHRRKTLRNNLRLAGYPAPDIDAALEAAGLRPDVRAEDVPLDTLRAAATALGVVR